The Thermothielavioides terrestris NRRL 8126 chromosome 2, complete sequence genome includes a region encoding these proteins:
- a CDS encoding glycoside hydrolase family 39 protein (CAZy_ID 270182): protein MYTQPVILGATLLAAHIVASNPLLPRQTSSNTATVQLGTLRGAPKHLASGFIYGLPDSPMGQKPDQIPDHFYSDIGFNYGRAGGAQIGMIQMGNGNHGP from the coding sequence ATGTACACACAGCCGGTGATCCTCGGCGCTACGCTGCTCGCGGCGCACATTGTGGCCTCGAATCCGCTTCTGCCCAGGCAGACATCATCCAACACGGCGACTGTGCAGCTGGGCACCCTCCGCGGCGCCCCGAAGCACTTGGCTTCTGGCTTCATCTACGGCCTACCCGACAGCCCCATGGGCCAGAAGCCGGACCAGATCCCCGACCACTTCTACTCGGACATTGGCTTCAACTACGGGCGCGCCGGAGGCGCTCAGATAGGTATGATTCAAATGGGGAATGGAAACCATGGCCCGTAA